GAGCGGCGCCCGCGCACCCGCGTCGGCCCAACCCTGCAGCCCAGCAGCCGGTCTCACGCGTAGTGATCTTCAAAGAACGACTGAGCCCGGCGCCAACCACGCCGTCAGGATGGAAAAGGCTCCGGGTTGCGGCTCGTGCGGCGAAAAAGCGCAGAACGCACCCCGAAGGGCGTGGCGGCGCAAGGCCCGGCGGCCGAGCCCGGCCCGGCGCCCGTTAGGCTGACCCGGTGTTCGACGCCCTCTCCGACCGGCTCGACGCCGTCTTCACGAAGCTGCGCGGCAAGGGCCGCCTCTCGGAAGCCGACGTCGAGGAGACGCTGCGCGAGATCCGCCTGGCGCTGATCGACGCGGATGTCGCGGTGCCGGTCGTCAAGGCGTTCCGCAGCCGGGTCAAGGAACGCGCCCTCGGCGCGGAGGTCTCGCAGAGCCTCAACCCCGCGCAGCAGATCATCAAGATCGTCAACGAGGAGCTCGTCGGCATCCTCGGCGGGGAGACGCGGCTGCTGCGGTTCGCGAAGACGCCGCCGACCGTCATCCTGCTCGCCGGCCTCCAGGGCGCCGGCAAGACGACGGCCGCGGGGAAGTTCGGCAAGTGGCTGAAGTCCAAGGGACACGCGCCGCTGCTCGTCGCCTGCGACCTCCAGCGCCCCAACGCCGTCGACCAGCTCGAGGTCGTCGGCAAGCAGGCCGACGTGTCGGTGTTCGCGCCCGAGCGCGGCGCGTCCGGCGTGCACGGCGACGGCAAGCCCGTCGGCGACCCGGTCAAGGTGGCGAAGGACTCGATCGAGCACGCGACCCGCCTCGGCTACGACGTCGTCGTCGTCGACACCGCGGGCCGCCTCGGCATCGACGAGGAGATGATGCGGCAGGCCGCGGACATCCGCGACGCCGTACAGCCCGACGAGATCCTGTTCGTGGTCGACGCGATGATCGGCCAGGACGCCGTGACGACCGCGCGGGCGTTCGAGGACGGGGTGGGCTTCACCGGCGTCGTCCTCACCAAGCTCGACGGCGACGCGCGCGGCGGCGCCGCGCTGTCCATCGCGGAGGTCTGCGGGCGGCCGATCATGTTCGCCTCGACGGGCGAGAAGCTCGGCGACTTCGACGTGTTCCACCCCGAGCGGATGGCCTCGCGCATCCTCGGGATGGGTGACGTACTGACGCTCATCGAGCAGGCCGAGCAGCACTTCGACCAGGCGCAGGCCGAGGAGATGGCGCAGAAGGTCCTCGGCGGCGACGACTTCACGCTCGAGGACTTCCTCGACCAGATGATGCAGATCAAGAAGATGGGCCCGATCGGCAACCTGCTCGGGATGCTCCCCGGCATGGGCCAGATCAAGGACCAGATCAACAACATCGACGACAAGGACCTCGACCGCGTCGCGGCCATCATCCGTTCGATGACGCCGGCCGAGCGGGCCGACCCCAA
The genomic region above belongs to Frankiaceae bacterium and contains:
- the ffh gene encoding signal recognition particle protein, producing MFDALSDRLDAVFTKLRGKGRLSEADVEETLREIRLALIDADVAVPVVKAFRSRVKERALGAEVSQSLNPAQQIIKIVNEELVGILGGETRLLRFAKTPPTVILLAGLQGAGKTTAAGKFGKWLKSKGHAPLLVACDLQRPNAVDQLEVVGKQADVSVFAPERGASGVHGDGKPVGDPVKVAKDSIEHATRLGYDVVVVDTAGRLGIDEEMMRQAADIRDAVQPDEILFVVDAMIGQDAVTTARAFEDGVGFTGVVLTKLDGDARGGAALSIAEVCGRPIMFASTGEKLGDFDVFHPERMASRILGMGDVLTLIEQAEQHFDQAQAEEMAQKVLGGDDFTLEDFLDQMMQIKKMGPIGNLLGMLPGMGQIKDQINNIDDKDLDRVAAIIRSMTPAERADPKIINGSRRLRIARGSGVKVNEVNQLVDRFFEARKMMKSLGGSMGFPGAKRGKKGKKGKRPGLPGGFPGGLPPGMLPPGTGPGR